Within Anopheles ziemanni chromosome 2, idAnoZiCoDA_A2_x.2, whole genome shotgun sequence, the genomic segment AAGTTAAATACCGTATGGTAGCAgattttttaattcataagTTAAGATACGCATGTTATAACTTTAAAGGACCGAGTAATCGAGGACCGCATCCTTCAGCTGTTGCGCATTGTGCGGAAAAAATCGCATTTTGCAAGCACAACGCAGGTCCGGTGCCTTTTACAAGCGCGTTGCAAGATTGATGCCGAAATCCGAGACAACGGATAGCTTTGTGAAGGTTGTAGCACCAACCGAGTTGTCGGGTAAATAATCTTATGTAGGTAATGTAGATTATTATGTGTAATGtaataatttagtttcatttgtATCGGGAATCGAGCAAAACTGATGTATACCATcgctttgatttcatttaagTTTCGGCTTCGTCGGACCAATTATTGTTGCCTTCTATCGATTTGCCAGATGAGGAACCAACTGAACAATTGGATCCGCTTTTCTCTGACACTCAGGTATACGAAATGGACTTTGTTACGGACGATGAAGAGAGTAGTGATGAAGAGAATGCGATGGACGACGAGGAAAATTCCGCagatgatgaagaagatggTCCCGATTATGCCAAGATGCCAGATGCAGAGTGTGTACGATACTGGGCGTTAACTGGGAACGAGTCACTTGCAACCGTTGGACGAATGCTGGAAATGTTTCGTGCAAAAACGGATATGAACATCCCAAAAGATCCGAGGACTGTTCTACGAACAAAGCGGATCATAGATCTTCCGGAGGAATCCATCGAAGTCCCGGATACTTGAGGAGCGCCAAAAACATGCGCTGCAACCTGGGCGTTACATCATCTATATTTCTTTTTACGAGTGTTTCTAATGGCTTGTGGTCGGACTGAACCATAAACTCTCGACCATACACAAAGTAATGGAATTGTTGACACGCGAAAACTATTGCCATTTGTCAGTGTTCTCGATGCATAAGCAACAGGGTCGTTTTCTTGGAGCAGCACGCATCCCAATCCATCTTTGGAACTATctgtttgtattgttggaGGTTTGCTAGGATCAAAAAGGGCTGGACCAGGAGCTTCAGTAATCATTTTCAATAGGTTTCTAAATTCAACATCGTGTTCCTCATTACATTCCCATGTGACATCATAGATGTGCTGTGTGTTTGGATAGGCTTGGAATAAATTTGGCGAGGTATTTGCATAATCCAAGAAACCTGGCAAACTTCGTGTACATGTTCAGGTTTTTTGCATTTCCGTTTTGGCTCTGACTATGGTGTTTCCTATAAATTAAACACAATTCGTGCGGCATTGCAATTTGTCAACGTTGAATTTGACATTGTTGTGTCATGACCTGAGACAAGATATTATCATGTTCCTCTTCGTCTGCTCCTGCAACGGCTATATCATCAAAGTATTATCTCCACGCCTATTTTGCCGCCAACAATCTGGACCATCTTCCGCTGAAATATTTCTGGAGCATTGTTCAGTCCAAAAAGGGACTCTGTTCCAGCGAAAACGCCCGAATAGGGTCATAAAGGTGGTTAAATCGGGGCTTTGCTGATCTAGTTCCATCCTGAACAGATTACTTTTCTCCGTAATCCCGATTTCCTTGCGCAGGGCATTTCCTCCCTGCTGCCGAGCCTTATGCCGGGCTTTCTCGGCTGCAGGTTGGCTGGGGGGACGTGTTAATACTTACCGACGAGGGCAACGCTGGAACCCACGTTGCGTGTGATGGCCGGCGGCGAGTGACTAATGCGGCAGCAGATCTGCTGCATGCCCGGCACGCCGTGCAGCACCAGAATGAAGTCGCTGCGGAAGTATGCGTTCATGTAGCAGTAGATGATCGGGTTGTAGCAGCTGTGCGACATGGCGAGCCAGTGAAAGGCGAACCAGAAGTATGGCAGCAGGTCCCACGACGCTTCCAGCTTCATCAACTGAAAGAGGGACGCGCGAggtaattttaaagaaaacactAGGTGGAATCGCCTACCGATCCTATATAAACGAATCCGTATGCCATTGCACCTATTGCCGAAAACGACGGCGAACTCTCACTACCCCTCCCAGTTGAAGGGAAGCCAGCAGAACGTAAACACGATCACCACGGTTACCATCATCTTGATCATCTGCGAATATGAGAGATGATGTGCAAGTTAGTTCGGACCCAGTAGTGcgttgattattattttttcaaacaaccatAACCACGTTTTTAAAAAGTCCGTCTTTTGTAAAGCCTTGTGGAAGAAAAGTTCGGTTCGCAAACAAAAAGTGCCCTTTGTTACGCGGTGGAAATTGCCATGACAATGTTACAACCCCCGACCCCCGAGGAAATGAAAAGCGATAGGCGAAAAGGTCCGACTTTCCACTTCTACTGGATgcgcgacgggcattacgaccacgtccgatcagtGTCCCCCGAATAGTTACTTTGTCTAATCggcatcgatttatttatattgtttCTTAAGGTTAGTTTACAGGTAGTTGGATAAGTGTTGGGTTTGAGGCTGACCTAGTTTACAAAGTTGTTTGTCGGTTCTATAAATGCTGGTTGGAtaatttgatgtttttaatCATGGTTAAGTTATTAACGTCGatcgcgcaaacgttttttgcgcgcatcgttccctgcctgtttcataacatccggccCGAAGTGGGTCATGTTTACTTGGCTCAAATGCCCAAACCCgttggttccctgtttttcatgcaccggCTTGGGTCATATTACTTAGGTGCAATGCTCGCGTATAATCGTGTCGCAACTTGTGTAAACAAGTGGTTGATTGCGCTGCATCGCTGGGTGCGTCGGTCTATCAATTTGCCTAGATTGCAGTTTTGGATGTTTTGCTGTTGGTTCtgagttgatgatgatgagtcccacctcttaccccaacacaggtttgagaatggcggagttatcataagatatttgtttaacctttaaagcaaatcacgaagtggtgggatcaaagtgacccttcacgaaaaagaccggtcagctctcttttccttgcgtacagcggttagcacaacttccataagacaggagtcgtggaaccgctctccggagtgcacggccaaaaaatgctctctcctattcgtgtagccggtatctcccttatccaacatatggaggggagttaccactttccaggattggcaaattaagcaaaccttatccgtgtAACAATAGGTcacgtcgaaaaaatcatcaatggatgaattcgaggcgcctgccacgtgattgcacaagagcgaccgatacagttcctacagaaagatcaacttcaaatttccacttttacgcgcgcgtgtctcaaagatatgttgttccatttttttttatttacatttaaatttgcaaaacaaaaatctcatcatcatcatctgtgagatcgtgatgacaagtgcaatgcttacaaacattaaattttgacAATACACATCTACGAGACATTACACATTCTACAGGGTTCTACTTTACAACCTGCTTtacgtacacggcacacaagcgcttgaactcgcgaacgtttgcagcctcggcaatctctcttggcatgctgttgtaccattgtatacctttacaaaataGTGAATTCCTGGCAAATACTGTAGAAAAGTTCGACGTCCTGGGATCATGAGCCCTacgagtgttgtaccggtgaacgtcagaacccctaactactctctctccaaggtaccccggtaacaagcccctcaggagtttgaatattagtatcatagtctgatacactatccgctgctctaccgacatccattgcagaacatccagcataacagcagacggcgtgtaccgactacaacacaacactaacctcattaccctattttgcactttttgcaatcttttgagctgtgtccgattgccgaggaacaatattgatggacaaaaatcaaaatgcggtgagataattgatttgtagaggtgaactttcccaaaaaaatttaggttgttccccagtctacttatcaccccacacttctttgccaccttagcgatgaccccatcaatatGTGCACTGAATGTAAGCCCATCGTCAAGAATTACTCCCAGATATTTGacctgggagactcggtcaattggttccgtgttgatggcgatggaaagctggccgatccactccctcctcgacattaccatgtagtgtgttttactaacattcaatgcgagtttcttgtatttcaaccagccatccagagccaccaagtctgcattcaaaagggactctgcctgtttgacgtcctttcgcgatataaatattactgtgtcatcagcaaaaagatttatctcgcaggaacgtaagacctgcttcatgtcatttatgtacatgataaacaaaattggtccaagaacacttccttgtggaaccccaagggtgttttcaataggatctgaaacagattttttgaaaattgtcctctgggttctacctgtcagataatcgctgaaccaactgagttccctcccctcaataccgaatcgtcgaagtgttgtgagcaacaagggtctcgatattgtttcaaatgcccgtTTGAGATCCAAGAAAACTGCAAGTACCGGTTGTCCGCTatccatcaaccccttccactttgcaagcaccaggttcagtgcggtttcacaggaatgtccttcccgataCCCCGACTGCTCCCGGGCGAGCAGGCCGTTCTGATCCAGGTATTGAACCAATTGGTCTTTGATCACAACTTCCAGGACCTTCTCGACagtgtgaagcatgttgatggggcggaactcttccgccttgatagctccagtcagttttggaataggtacaaccaatgactccttccatgtctccggaaaaacacctctctccatcgattggttaatcAAATCCAAGAGCGTCTCCCCAGCtacatgaaagcaatcctgcaaagtttttgcatttacatttcctattcctgccgttttggtcaggtcaaaacatatctgcctaagcttgctcatgtctattggttgaaaagaaaatctatgcctgggagtatcaacttgtctcagctcgactggttcgtctaccgtcggaatgttgctgttaacaagtgtgacgctattcacaaaaaagttgttgaaccttTCTGCGACCACCGCCTCATCGGACTCGAAACAGTTATCGAATTTCACGCATGAAGCGGTATTCTCGTCgggtttcaacatgcttttaagaagtttccaaagttccctactattaccctgatgcttgctaatttccctactgaagtattcctcacgagtagtttttaaagacctACTGTACTCGTTTCGTAGCTTAGTGTACTCACACCAATGTGAAGCCAGATTAgtccgaacaaattttttgtacactttgtctcttttccgctttagacgttccagagccaacgtataccatctgccagagtatctagtctccacggtcctttcataaactaaactattcatagcactctctagtgtatccttcaatagatctgcagcttcatggaaatttgtagtttccctCTGTAGACCCAATGTGATCGCCTGACAAAGACCCTCTTTAGAGTACCTATTCCagcatttaacttgtttttgaactgtcctgaaacgttcatcattcaagtttaaaagcaaagtttcatgatcagatatttttgcacaagtATCTGTTACCACGCTAATTGAGTCTGTGTTGCAGTACACATGGTCAATCAATGTCCTGCTATTGTTCGTAATACGAGTAGCTACACTAACCTTCTGCTTCAGGCACACCGAGTCCATAAGTCTCCTCAATTTTTCGGACTTCGCATCAttgaaccaatcaatgttgaagtcCCCAATTAAGACATTACGCTTGCCAAAATCTAGAAATCTGTCTAACCAGTCCTCCAGAATTTCGACAAATCGTGAGTCACTTGAACTAGGTGAGTGATACAGAACGCCATAGTTTGCAGCCGCCATGCCTCGAGTCACAGTGAACCCCAAGAACCAGTTGCCTTCCAGTGACTCGTTAAGAATCACCTTCAAGACAACCGAGCTCCCAGCATAAACTGCAACCCCTCCCGTGTGTCGTGAGTGGGACAAACAGGACACGGCCCTGTACCCCGGTATACTAAACTGATCAAATGCTTCGCACTCCGTTATATGCGTCTCAGTTAAAAGGACCAACGCGGGTTGCATCCTTTCTACCGAGTCGCGTAACAGAACATAGCTTGACGATAGGCCAGCGACATt encodes:
- the LOC131293785 gene encoding LOW QUALITY PROTEIN: RYamide receptor-like (The sequence of the model RefSeq protein was modified relative to this genomic sequence to represent the inferred CDS: substituted 2 bases at 2 genomic stop codons); translated protein: MIKMMVTVVIVFTFCWLPFNWEGXXEFAVLMKLEASWDLLPYFWFAFHWLAMSHSCYNPIIYCYMNAYFRSDFILVLHGVPGMQQICCRISHSPPAITRNVGSSVALVGKY